The Corynebacterium marinum DSM 44953 genome contains the following window.
GAACACCCGCGTCCAGGTGGAGCACCCGGTCACCGAGGCCGTCACCGGCATCGACATCATCGCCGAGCAGTTCCGCATCGCCGACGGTCAACGCTTGAGCTTCGACGTGGACCCGGCGCCCCACGGCCACGCCTTCGAGTTCCGCCTCAACGCCGAGGACGTCGCCCACGGTTTCGTGCCCAGCCCGGGCACCGTCAGCGTCTTCGAGGCACCTACCGGGCCGGGCATCCGTGTCGACGCCGGTGTGCGTTCCGGCTCGGAGGTCCCCGGCTTCTACGACTCCCTGCTGGGCAAACTCATCGTCTGGGGGCCCGACCGGGCCGTCGCCCTGCGACGCGCCGCCCGCGCCCTGGCAGAGCTGAAGATCTCCGGCGTGCGCACCGTCGTGCCCTTCCACCGCGACATGGTCGAGCACCCCGCCTTCGCGGGCGATCACCTCGGGGTCTACACCAACTGGGTGGACACCGAGTACACCCCCGCACGCACCACCGGCGTGGAGGACATCGAGCATTCCTACACGGAGCGGGAGACCCTGGTCATCGAGATCGACGGGAGGCTCCACCAGGTGGGCATCCCCGTCGGCTTCCTGGGGCGCGGGGCAGGGGCTCCGGCTCCGGCTCCGGCTCCGGCCTCGGCCGACGCGGAGGCGCCGGCACCCGCCACGGAGGGCGCGGTGCTCTCACCTTTCGCCGGTTCGCTGGTGGCCTGGAAGGTCGCCGAGGGTGACACCGTGGCCGAGGGGCAGCCGGTGGCCAGCGTCGAGGCGATGAAGATGGAGTCCGTCGTTGTCGCACCTCGCGCGGGGACCATCTCCCTGGCCGTGCAGCCGGGAGAGAAGCTCACCCGGGGGACCGTGCTGGCCACCATCTCCTAAGATCTAGGCCATGCGTGCCGACTCTGCTGCCAGTGCCATCCGGAAGGCGATCTCCGCCGGTGACTTCGAGCCGGGGGAGCAGCTCATCGAGTCGGAGATGGCCGAGCGCCTGGACGTCTCCCGCAACACCCTGCGGGAGGCTTTCGCCATGCTCATCGCCGACGGGGTGGTGGTCCGGATCAGGAACCGCGGGGTGTTCATCGCCTCCCTCGGCGAGGACGACGTCCGTGACCTCTACCTCGCCCGCGCCGCAATCGAGCCGGCGGCGATCGCCTGGGGGCAGCTCCACGACGTCGCCGGGCTCGCCGATGTGGTCGGCCGCGCGGAGACTGCGCTGGCCGCCGGCCGGGCGGGGGAGGTCGCGCTGGCGAACCAGCAGTTCCACCGGCAGCTCGTGGCGGGAAT
Protein-coding sequences here:
- a CDS encoding acetyl/propionyl/methylcrotonyl-CoA carboxylase subunit alpha; the protein is MTSLHAVLIANRGEIAVRIARVARDLGIRSIAVYSEPDAGALHTLIADEAYALPGSTSAETYLNMAALLDVAARAGADCVHPGYGFLSENSGFARAVGEAGLTWIGPTPENIDTLGDKVAARRIAMEAGAPLAPGTPDPIENWQEARDFAEEFGLPIAIKAAFGGGGRGLKVVHRAEDIEDAFASAGREAREAFGRGECYVEKFLTRPRHVEAQVLADTHGNVRVLGTRDCSTQRRYQKLIEEAPAPFLSEAQNEAIIEGARGICARAGYVGAGTVEFIVSEDGTVSFLEVNTRVQVEHPVTEAVTGIDIIAEQFRIADGQRLSFDVDPAPHGHAFEFRLNAEDVAHGFVPSPGTVSVFEAPTGPGIRVDAGVRSGSEVPGFYDSLLGKLIVWGPDRAVALRRAARALAELKISGVRTVVPFHRDMVEHPAFAGDHLGVYTNWVDTEYTPARTTGVEDIEHSYTERETLVIEIDGRLHQVGIPVGFLGRGAGAPAPAPAPASADAEAPAPATEGAVLSPFAGSLVAWKVAEGDTVAEGQPVASVEAMKMESVVVAPRAGTISLAVQPGEKLTRGTVLATIS
- a CDS encoding GntR family transcriptional regulator, whose translation is MRADSAASAIRKAISAGDFEPGEQLIESEMAERLDVSRNTLREAFAMLIADGVVVRIRNRGVFIASLGEDDVRDLYLARAAIEPAAIAWGQLHDVAGLADVVGRAETALAAGRAGEVALANQQFHRQLVAGMGSATLDETMDRLLAQMRLVFLQVLRKDPGFHGDYVPVNRHVVELMSAGCYDEAATVLHDSLVRTGRRVQEILGE